From the Desulfosalsimonas propionicica genome, the window TTTCCATCAGCGCACAAAACAAGGCGGCTGTTTTGTTCGGCCCGGAGGACCGGGGCCTGACCAATGCCGAACTGCAATTCTGCCACAGCCTTGTCCATATTCCCACTGCCCGGTTTTCCTCCATCAACCTGGCCCACTCAGTGACCATTATCTGCTATGAACTGTTTAAGGCCACCCTTGCCCCGCCAAAGGCCTTTTCCCCGAAACTGGCCGACCGCAGACAGCTTGATGCCATGTACGCCCAGTTAACCGAAACCCTGGTGCGCATCAACTATCTTCAGCCTGAAAACCCGGATCACTGGATGGACCGGTTCCGGCGATTTTTCTCCCGCCTGCCCCTGCGCGCAGGGGAGGTAAGCCTGATCCGGGGCATCTGCCGGCAGATCAACTGGTATGCAGGCAAATGCTACAGGGACGGGCAAAACCGCAAGCCCCCGGATCCGGCCTTGGGCCTTGATAATGCCGACGATGGCTAAACCCTGGCCTGTCGATTTACAGCCCGGCCATCTGCATGAATTGCTTGACATCTTCCGGATTTCCCATAAAAATAGAATAAGAAACCAATTCTGCCTTTTTCCGATCCTTTGACGGTTTCGTAAAAGTCAGTTTTTAGATGGTGCCATCATCCTTTAACCAGCCTGAATTATAAGGAGGTTTTCTCATGGACAAAATTCTCCGCATCCAGATGGGTCCGGACCATCCCCCCAAAGCTGTCACAGAACCCATCGGCGATTACGCCGGTTCCGGCGGCCGGGGCATGACATCGGCCGTGGTGGCCAAAGAAGTCCCGCCCCTGTGCCATCCCCTGGGCGCTGAAAACAAGCTGGTCATTGCTCCCGGCCTGCTCAGCGGAAGCGCTGCCGCCATGTCCGGCCGGATTTCCGTTGGGTGCAAAAGCCCGCTGACCGGCGGCATCAAGGAGGCCAATTCCGGCGGCCAGGCCGCCCAGGTGCTGGGCCGGCTCGGATATGCGGCCATTGTCCTGGAGGGAAAACCCGCAGAGGACAAACTCTATAAGCTTGTGGTCAACAAAGACGGCGTGGAAATCCTGCCGGCAGATGATCTGAAAATGCTCGGCAATTACGATGCTGTGGAAAAACTCACCGCAGAGTACGGCGACAAGATCTGCTGTCTTTCCATCGGCCAGGCAGGCGAGATGAAGCTGGGGGCCGCCACAGTGGCGTGCACGGACATGGAACTGCGTCCCTCCCGGCATGCCGGCCGCGGCGGGGTCGGCGCGGTGATGGGCAGCAAGGGGATCAAGGCTATCGTACTGGATGACTCGGGCCTGTCCATGCGTTCGCCTATGGATTCAGACAAGTTCAAGGAAGCCAACAAGGCTTTTGTGGCCGGCTTAAAGAAGCATCCGGTCACGGGCCAGGGCCTGCCCGCTTACGGCACAAACGTGCTGACCAACGTGGTCAACGAGGCAGGGGGGTATCCCACTTATAATTTTAAAACCGGCCGGTTTGACAAGGCTGCGGCCATCAGCGGCGAAACCCAGGCAGAAACCGAAACCGCCCGGGGCGGCCAGGCCACCCACGGCTGTCACCGGGGATGCGTGATCCGCTGCTCCGGCACTTATATGGACAAAGACGGTCATTACCTGACCAAGCAGCCCGAGTATGAAACCGTGTGGGCCCACGGCGGCAACTGCGGCATTGACGACCTGGATTCCATCGCCATGCTCGACCGGCTGGACGACGATTTTGGACTCGACACCATCGAAATGGGCGCCACCATCGGCGTGGCCATGGACGCGGGCCTGGCGGAATTCGGAGATGCCGCCAAAGCCATCGAACTGGTCAAAGAAGTGGGCAAGGGCACGCCCCTGGGCCGGATCCTGGGCTCGGGCGCGGGCGTGACCGGCAAGGTCTTTGGCGTGGAACGGGTGCCTGTGGTCAAAAACCAGTCCATGCCCGCATATGACCCCCGGGCCGTTCAGGGAATGGGGGTTACCTATGCCACCTCCACCATGGGCGCAGACCACACGGCCGGATACGCTGTGACCGCCAATATCATGGGCGTGGGCGGAAGCGTGGACGCCCTGAAGCCCGAAGGCCAGATCGAGCTTTCGCGCAATCTCCAGATTGCCACCGCAGCCATTGACTCAACAGGCATGTGCCTGTTTATTGCATTTGCCATCCTGGACCAGGAGGAAACCTTTCAGGCCCTGATTGACATGATCAACGCTTTTCACGGCCTGAACTTCACAGGCGATGATGTCACGGAGATGGGCAAAAAAATCCTGAAAATGGAGCGGGACTTTAACGAGCGCGCAGGCTTTGGTCCCAAAGACGACCGGCTGCCGGCTTACTTCCGCCAGGAAGCACTGGCGCCCCACAACATCACCTTCCAGGTCAATGACGCGGATCTGGACACGATGTTTGACTTCTGATTTCAGTACCGTGTGAAAACCGACACAACACGCCCCGGACGAAAAACCACCTGTTTTCTCCGGGGCGCTTTTGTTGATAAGCCTGTAAAAAGTTTTTTTACGATTCCACCTTTGTTGAAAAAGGATCAGATTGCGCTTATGACATCCATTGCTGAGCCGTCCGTGGAAATGGCCATCATCGTGGCTCAAAGCCGACTTTCGCTTATCCGGCTTGTTTTCGGCTACGGCATCCAATTTGAGACACCGGCCGGCACGCGGGTCAGCGATTTTTTGCAGCAGGCCCTGTGCACGGATGCCGGCTACATTCAAAACCGAATCCAGACCTTGTTCATGGACGGCCGGGCCGTGGACAGCCCGGAATCCGAAGAGATTCAAAACACCTGCACCCTTGCGGTATCAGCGGCCATGCCCGGGGTGTTCGGGGCTGCCTTCCGCAAGCAGGGCACATACAGCGGCCTGCGGCGCCATTGCAGCGAAATCCGGCAAAATAAGAACAGGGTTAAACAGGGCAGAATTGTTGCCGTCACGGTCAAATGCTTCAACCAGGTGGCCGCAGACCTGGGAAATCAACTGCTGGAAACGGGCGTGGTCATGGAGATCAAGGATTTCCTGGACTTCTGGACACGCCAGGGATCCATACTTGAAAAAGACAACCCTGAGGTGCAGATCAATCACACAAAGATTCATGCCGGAGATGTGGCAGCAACCCTTAGCCAGAAAACCGGCACCATGCGCATTCAAATCCATGCCGCAGACGCACAGGGGCGGTGATAAGCAAAAAAACCGGCCGCCGGGGAATGGGGCTAACCGCCGCCCACGGGCGGAAACATGCCCACCCGGTCGCCTTCTGAAACAACCGCATCCAGGTTCTTGCGCACGCCGTTGACAAACACGAGCTTGACCTCTTTTTCGGGGACCTCAAAAGTTTTCAGTAAATCCCGGGCCGTTGTACCGGGCGAAACCGAAACAATGGTCTTTTTTTCCGCCCGGGCATCTTCGGGCAGGTATCGGGCCAGTGAGGCATACAGGTAAAAATCAACATTCATTTTCCATCCCCGCGCTGGTTAAGGGATTTTCACACAAAGGCGTTCATATGAACCCAAACAGCGACTCCCGCCTCGGCCAGACCGTGGCAGACATGGCGGAAAAAATCCATGATCCGGCAAAAAGGCCCGTGCAGGTGATTTCCGAGGCCCGGGCGCAGCAGGCGGCAGAGCTGTGTCAAACCGGTCTTGCCCGGGCTTACACGGCCGCCCTGGAAGCCGGCATCTGGCCTGTTCGCTACATGCGAAACGCAACAAGCCTTTCCACACAAGACCAGCTCAAACTGGCCGAATCCGGCATTGCCGTTATCGGGGCCGGCGGCCTGGGCGGCCATATCGCGGCCGGCGCCGCGCGCACGGGCATCGGGAAAATCACCATTGCCGATCCGGACGCATTTGCCGAATCCAACCTCAACCGCCAGGCAATGTGTTTTTCAGAAACCCTTGGCACAAACAAGGCAAAGGCCGCAAAAAAAATCCTTGCCGCAATCAACCCGGCAGTTGACGTGCGGGCTTTTACCGTGGCCATGGACCGGCAAAATGCAGGAGAGATTCTTGAGGGCGCGGACGCCGCAGCCGATGCCTTGGACAGCGTGGCCAGCCGGATGACCCTTGCCGCCGCCTGCAGGCAGGCGGGCATCCCCCTGGTGCATGCCGCCATTGCCGGGCTTGAAGGCCAGGTCATGACCGTGTTTCCCCCGGATCCCGGCATAGAAGCCCTTTACGGAAAACCGGAGCAGCAGAGCGCTTCCGCCCCGTCGCCCGAGGCCATGATGGGGGTTCCCGGGGTGACGCCGGCGCTCATGGCAACCCTTCAGGTTATGGAAATCATCAAGATTCTTCTGGGCCGGGGCCGGGTGCTGCGAAACCGGATGCTTTACGTGGATCTGGAAAACGCCGGATTTCAGGAATTTTCCTTTGACAATGATTCGGACCCGTCCTGATTGTCCATCAATTGCCTGACCCGCTTTTCAATCTCATCTCTGACCTGCCGCATCAAATCAATGGACTGGCCGGCCGGATCTGGTAAGTCCCAGTCCACATATGACACCCCGGGAATATAGGGGCACTGCTCACCGCAGCCCATGGTCACAATCATGTCCGGCCGGGTCCCGGAAACAGCATCCTCGATGGATCGCAAAGTGCGGTAAGCCATGTCAATGCCCTTTTCCGCCATGACTTCCTGCATCACGGGATTGACCCTTGGCGCCGGGGTGCTGCCGGCACTTAGCGCCTCGATGCGGTCGCCGGCCAGGTAGCGGGCAAATCCCGCTGCCATCTGGCTGCGGCAGGCGTTTTCCCGGCAGGCAAAAAGGATTTTTTTCCGGGCCAGAAGCGAATCCAGGTTTGCGGCGCAGGATTGGATGTCATCTGCCACCCCGGGATGATGGGTCAGATCGCCCGGGGCTTCGATTCTATGGTAGACAATGGAATCAGTGTAGTCCGCACCAACAGCGTCAAAAAAATACCGGGCTGTGAGCTTCATGCCGTCAAACAGGTTCTTGCCCCTGGTGGCCCCCACGGAAAGAAGGATGCCCTTTCGCCAGGGCCGGCCCGGATCTTCCAGGCTGTGGCGGTATTTTCGCGACCACAGGGCCTGGGTGCGGTCAATGACCGCCTTGATGTGTGCGGGAAAATTGTAGAAATAAACCGGCCCGGCCAGGACCACCACATCGGCCCGGCGCAGCATGGAATAAATCCGGGCGGTCATGTCATCGTCTGCAAACACGCAGATGCCTTTTTCCTCACAGTAGCCGCAGCCGATGCAAGGCTCCACCCGCAGCCGGCGGACATTAATTTTTTCGGTTTCCGCACCCTTTGCCCTGAGGTGATCGAGCAATCCGTCAATCAGAAAGTTAGTGTTGCCCTTTGCCCGGGGGCTGCCCTGAAGACCCAAAACGTACATCATTCCTCCTCTTGTGTCCGGGTAATGGCTGAAACCGCCCGCAGGGCCAATTCTGCAACAGAGACCGAATAAAGCTGCCAGTCTTCAAAAAATTCGATCACAGCCCTGTCTGAAGTCAGTGCATGAACCCGGTCAAGATTGTCCGGGCTGCCCATATTGCCGGCCGCCCAGACCCCGATGCCGCGGTGATAAGCATCATCTGAATCAAGAAACCCGGCGATATGCAGTGCTGCCCATGCGGCCATCTGCGGCCGGGCCCGCGCCAGTTCCCCCAGGCCCCAGAGCAGCCCGCGCTGAAGACCCGGGTGTTCCAAAAAATTTTGTCCGGGATCAATGTAGGAGCACAAGACACTGGCGTATTCAGCGGCCAGCAGGGAATTTCGGGCCATGGCCTCACCCATGGCCTCGGGCGCGCCCCAGCCGATGCCCCCGGACTCGTCATTTAGCATCCACATGAACCGGCGCATGATCACCCTGGCTGACTCGGGCTCTGCTTCGGCCAGATCCGCGGTGACAATGCCGGCGGCAGTAACTGCACGCCAGCGGATCAAGGCTTCTGCTTCATAAAAATGCGATATCAGAGCATTAATGGCCTGCCTGGGCCGATGGCCCCCTATGCTGGCCATGGCCTTGTCCTGCCCGGAATCGGCCAGCACCTGCCGGATTTCACGTTTCAGGGCTCTGGCGCCAGTCACGGCTAAAATACCAGTATTTCGTAATCCTGGTCCCGAAAACCGGCAAAGGAGGGATGCCCGGACATGTCATCGAGAAGCCCCAGGCCCTGTTTTTGCGCAGATGCCTGGGTGCCCATCTGTTTGGAGCAGGCCCGGCACACCCCGGCCACCAGTTTTTGGTCTATAACCTTGCGCCACATTTCGTAAGTTGCTGTTTTTTCGTTTTCCAGGCCGGGCAGCAGCTTGGTGGCCTCGCCTTCCAGGACCACCTGGACATTATATCCACGCTCATGCATATCCAGGGTATTTAACAGCACATGGGTAAAACACATGGGATCATCATTGAATACAAACAGCGCCACTTTTTTCATGATTCGTCTCCTGCGGGAGCCTGAGGGTTCCAGCGGATGCAGTCGGCCGGGCAGTGCTTGATGGCTTCATCCACGCAGTCTTTCGGATAGACCGGCTGGGGAATCACCCGCACATACCCGGCATCGGTCATTTCAAACACATCCGGGCAGAGATCCGCACACACGCCGCATTCAATGCAATCGGCCAGCTCAACGTCAGGCTCAGAGGGTTTTTGGTTATTCATTGACAGCCTGTCCGATGCGGCGGCCGAAATCCACGCACTGCGCCACGGCATCGGCATCCGGCACGTACTGGATCCGAAGGCCCTTGTCAATGATCTGCGCGCCCATGGCTTCAAGCTCGGCCTGGATGATTTTCACGGATTCGCCGCTCCAGCCGTAGGAGCCAAAGGCTGCGCCCAGGCGGTTTTTGGGTTTCAAACCCTTTACATAGGTCAACACATCGGCCACGGTGGGAAAAATATTGTTGTTTAACGTGGGCGAGCCGAACACAAAAGCCCGGGCATCGAGCAGCTCGGTCATGATCTCGCTTCTGTGGGAACTCCGGATGTGGATGGGCTTGACCGCCACGCCGGCTTCGGCGATGCCGTCGGCAATGGCTTCGGCCATGATGCGGGTGCTTTTCCACATGGTGTCATAGACCACCACCGCCTTGTTCAATGGCTCCTGTTGGCTCCAGGCAACATAGGCATTGATGATTTTGGCCGGATCCGTTCGCCAGATAATCCCATGATCGGGACAGATCATGCGGATATCCAGGCCCATTTGGGTTACCTGCTCCACCAGCTTTAAAATTTTGGGCGCATACAACAGCAGGATATTGGCAAAATACTTCTTTGCATGCGCCATGATGGCATTGCCGATCACGTCATCAAACATTTCATAGCCGGCATAGTGCTGGCCGAATGCATCGCTGGAAAAAAGAATTCCGTTGGTCTTGTCAAAGGTAAACATGCTGTCGGGCCAGTGCAGCATGCGGGTTTCAAGAAAAACCAGGCTCCGGCCGCCCAGGGAAATCTCCTCGCCGTTTTCCACTGCCCGGTAGTTCAGGTCCTGTGAAAAATGCTGGGACAGGTTCTTTTTGCCCATCTTGGAGCACAACACCGGCTTGTCTTCACCGATATAGTGCATGACCCGCGGCAGTCCCCCGGAATGGTCCATCTCGGTATGATTGCTGATCACCATATCAATTTTTTTCGGATCCACAACCTGCGAGATATTGGCCAGCAGCTGGTCGGCAAATTCCTTTTTGACAGCGTCGATGAGCACGATTTTTTCATCCACAATCAGAAAAGCATTGTAACTGGTGCCCTTTTCCGTGGAATATCCGTGAAAATCCCGGATGTTCCAGTCATGTACGCCGACATGATAAACGCCTTTTGCGATCTCCACCGGTTTCATAGCCTGTCGCCTCTCTGTTTGCTGCTTTTTGAAATTGTCGGTCTTATTTGCGTCACTGGTTCAAACCGGCACAGATTGACAATCCGCCGGGTTTACAAAAAAACAAACCGGTTTCAGGAGCTTTTCCCGGACGGGAGCGCAAAAATGCCTGAAACCGGTTTTACGGTTCTATGCCTGTTTTTCAAAATCAGCCTTGGGCGCACCGCAGACCGGGCATTCCCAGTCGTCGGGAAGATCCTCAAAACTGGTGCCCGCTGCAATGCCGTTGTCCGGATCACCCTGGGCCGGGTCATACACATATCCGCAGATGGTGCAAACATACTTGTCCATGCTCATTTCCTCCTGTTGGTTCAGCTAAAAATCATTCCAGTTTGGCCGCAACCTGGCGGCCGTAATCCTGTGCCATC encodes:
- a CDS encoding NAD(P)H-dependent oxidoreductase translates to MMYVLGLQGSPRAKGNTNFLIDGLLDHLRAKGAETEKINVRRLRVEPCIGCGYCEEKGICVFADDDMTARIYSMLRRADVVVLAGPVYFYNFPAHIKAVIDRTQALWSRKYRHSLEDPGRPWRKGILLSVGATRGKNLFDGMKLTARYFFDAVGADYTDSIVYHRIEAPGDLTHHPGVADDIQSCAANLDSLLARKKILFACRENACRSQMAAGFARYLAGDRIEALSAGSTPAPRVNPVMQEVMAEKGIDMAYRTLRSIEDAVSGTRPDMIVTMGCGEQCPYIPGVSYVDWDLPDPAGQSIDLMRQVRDEIEKRVRQLMDNQDGSESLSKENS
- a CDS encoding DsrE family protein; protein product: MKKVALFVFNDDPMCFTHVLLNTLDMHERGYNVQVVLEGEATKLLPGLENEKTATYEMWRKVIDQKLVAGVCRACSKQMGTQASAQKQGLGLLDDMSGHPSFAGFRDQDYEILVF
- a CDS encoding RNA methyltransferase, translating into MDPHPFLENIAIVLNRPRYPENIGAAARAMCNMGLGRLIVVSPENFDTSRILTLATHAAADLANGIEVFDDLQTALGGFSYVAGTTARLGGRRQVLSSPEKTAAKLISISAQNKAAVLFGPEDRGLTNAELQFCHSLVHIPTARFSSINLAHSVTIICYELFKATLAPPKAFSPKLADRRQLDAMYAQLTETLVRINYLQPENPDHWMDRFRRFFSRLPLRAGEVSLIRGICRQINWYAGKCYRDGQNRKPPDPALGLDNADDG
- a CDS encoding FprA family A-type flavoprotein; the protein is MKPVEIAKGVYHVGVHDWNIRDFHGYSTEKGTSYNAFLIVDEKIVLIDAVKKEFADQLLANISQVVDPKKIDMVISNHTEMDHSGGLPRVMHYIGEDKPVLCSKMGKKNLSQHFSQDLNYRAVENGEEISLGGRSLVFLETRMLHWPDSMFTFDKTNGILFSSDAFGQHYAGYEMFDDVIGNAIMAHAKKYFANILLLYAPKILKLVEQVTQMGLDIRMICPDHGIIWRTDPAKIINAYVAWSQQEPLNKAVVVYDTMWKSTRIMAEAIADGIAEAGVAVKPIHIRSSHRSEIMTELLDARAFVFGSPTLNNNIFPTVADVLTYVKGLKPKNRLGAAFGSYGWSGESVKIIQAELEAMGAQIIDKGLRIQYVPDADAVAQCVDFGRRIGQAVNE
- a CDS encoding ferredoxin, with protein sequence MNNQKPSEPDVELADCIECGVCADLCPDVFEMTDAGYVRVIPQPVYPKDCVDEAIKHCPADCIRWNPQAPAGDES
- a CDS encoding DVU0298 family protein; its protein translation is MTGARALKREIRQVLADSGQDKAMASIGGHRPRQAINALISHFYEAEALIRWRAVTAAGIVTADLAEAEPESARVIMRRFMWMLNDESGGIGWGAPEAMGEAMARNSLLAAEYASVLCSYIDPGQNFLEHPGLQRGLLWGLGELARARPQMAAWAALHIAGFLDSDDAYHRGIGVWAAGNMGSPDNLDRVHALTSDRAVIEFFEDWQLYSVSVAELALRAVSAITRTQEEE
- a CDS encoding MoaD/ThiS family protein, which encodes MNVDFYLYASLARYLPEDARAEKKTIVSVSPGTTARDLLKTFEVPEKEVKLVFVNGVRKNLDAVVSEGDRVGMFPPVGGG
- the rd gene encoding rubredoxin, whose product is MDKYVCTICGYVYDPAQGDPDNGIAAGTSFEDLPDDWECPVCGAPKADFEKQA
- a CDS encoding aldehyde ferredoxin oxidoreductase family protein; amino-acid sequence: MDKILRIQMGPDHPPKAVTEPIGDYAGSGGRGMTSAVVAKEVPPLCHPLGAENKLVIAPGLLSGSAAAMSGRISVGCKSPLTGGIKEANSGGQAAQVLGRLGYAAIVLEGKPAEDKLYKLVVNKDGVEILPADDLKMLGNYDAVEKLTAEYGDKICCLSIGQAGEMKLGAATVACTDMELRPSRHAGRGGVGAVMGSKGIKAIVLDDSGLSMRSPMDSDKFKEANKAFVAGLKKHPVTGQGLPAYGTNVLTNVVNEAGGYPTYNFKTGRFDKAAAISGETQAETETARGGQATHGCHRGCVIRCSGTYMDKDGHYLTKQPEYETVWAHGGNCGIDDLDSIAMLDRLDDDFGLDTIEMGATIGVAMDAGLAEFGDAAKAIELVKEVGKGTPLGRILGSGAGVTGKVFGVERVPVVKNQSMPAYDPRAVQGMGVTYATSTMGADHTAGYAVTANIMGVGGSVDALKPEGQIELSRNLQIATAAIDSTGMCLFIAFAILDQEETFQALIDMINAFHGLNFTGDDVTEMGKKILKMERDFNERAGFGPKDDRLPAYFRQEALAPHNITFQVNDADLDTMFDF
- a CDS encoding HesA/MoeB/ThiF family protein, with the protein product MNPNSDSRLGQTVADMAEKIHDPAKRPVQVISEARAQQAAELCQTGLARAYTAALEAGIWPVRYMRNATSLSTQDQLKLAESGIAVIGAGGLGGHIAAGAARTGIGKITIADPDAFAESNLNRQAMCFSETLGTNKAKAAKKILAAINPAVDVRAFTVAMDRQNAGEILEGADAAADALDSVASRMTLAAACRQAGIPLVHAAIAGLEGQVMTVFPPDPGIEALYGKPEQQSASAPSPEAMMGVPGVTPALMATLQVMEIIKILLGRGRVLRNRMLYVDLENAGFQEFSFDNDSDPS